From the Zymoseptoria tritici IPO323 chromosome 2, whole genome shotgun sequence genome, the window TTCCTTTTCGATTCTGTCCATGATAGTCTTGAAAGTCGACTGGCTGAAGCCACTCTTGAGACGAGCCTCCTCATCGTTCTCGAAACGGGTTCCCATACGTTCAGGGCCATAGTAGAAGGCATCACCGAAGGGTTCGTGGATGGTTTGGATGGAGTTGCGTCGAGTCATGAAGACCTTTGAACATGGTCAGCTTTCATGCACTCCGCATATCCCTCAGTCGTTCGCCGCACGTACCCGTTCGAATGCAGTAGAGCATGCCCGTGGATGGGTTGCTACGAATACTGGCTTGTTCGACATGATCGATGCTGAGCCGGCCTCGGCAGTGTAAAGCTGTGAGGATTTGGCGTTGACTTCTCGCAGTGGAAGTACCGTGCGATTTTGTGTAGAAGAATGGAAGTTTTGATGTCACGATGTTAGTGAAGATCTTGAACAACAAGCAGTCGTGCCTGATGAAACAAACAGATCGCGATTTCTTCGCAGAAAACACGGGTTTGCCCTTACGCACGAGGCGAGCATAGCGTGGAGTGCATGATGAAGTAGCGAGCCCACGTGGGGAGCTCTCACCTGTACGAACGTGGCGGGTGAACCAATGGCACCACAGGGACGGCACGACTGTGCATGTCTCGCCGCGAATGTTCTTCCGATTCCTGGTTCATCAGCACAGAGTGACGGAAAGGCGAGCCAATCCAGATGGGAAAGGTTGGGAACGCCCCACTACAGAAAACACTAATTGCGAATCTGCGGCGCAATCCGGCGTTATGTAGCCATGTTCCTGGCATGTAGAACCGGCCAGAACATGAAGGGAAGGTACAGCTTTCGGGAGGCAAGATTCGCTGGACAACCAGCGGATAAGATGGACTGGTGTAGGTGTGGTAGGAGGACGGACTCGTCAGGTGTATATGCAATTGGCAGACATGCTTTGAATTCGCACGATCAGGCTGGCGAGACATTCGAAGGAGATCAGGCTGAATACTCGTATATTTAGTGCTCGCGGTCCCGCTAATTGTCTACCAAGAGATAGCGAGAAGTGTCAGCATGAAACAGATCGCTCTGACAGGCAAACAGTCGGTTGTCGGGTTGTGAAGAACGTGGGATCTTGCATGTGCGCACGAGCTGATATGCTGTGGAGACACGTTCGCAGCATGCTCTTGAGAGCACGCCATCCGAGCGACGTCGCCAACGGCCAGTCAGTGAACGACAAAAAGCGCCACCTGACTGTGCCACAAAGGTCTTTTCCATGCTCTTGGCGTTCGTTCATTTGCGATTCATCTTGAGATGGGCTGAGCGCTTCCATCGATACAAACAATCGCAGCTGCTCTTGTGATCGCGTGGGACAGCCGATGTGTGGGAATGCAGCCTATCTTGCGCTGCTGTGCGATGAGCGCCGCACCCCGCCAAATCTGCCCGATTGCTCTGTACATGACCGATAGCACGCTTGGACTGGAATCGTACGTGTCGATGTAGCCACGCTGTTTTGCCGTGAGAACCGGAGTCGGTCGGAAAGGCAGTATCGCAGAAACTTCGTGCTTCTGGTGAGCAAGTTCTGCAGTGCGGCGATATGCATTCCTCTGCTTCGGCCAAGACATGTTTGATCAATGTCTGCCAAACGGAGAGCTTTTGGTTGGTCGCTGAGGATAGTTCGGTCAGAACGGCTTTGCTTGAGCGAAAGAATCATTCGCTCACTGCATTGCTGTTACGCCAGCTGCTCTTGGAATCGTCCGGAACGACCCAGTTGTTCACTCCCCACCTGGCGAAACGTCAGCACAAAAGGTCTTGCGCATCACACGGACAGTGATCGAAGCAAGCCCGCATGTTTGGCTCAGCCAGCTCGGTCGATAGGGCGAGATAAAACTTGCCGCGATCGACTTACCACCATCGCCGTATCCTGGCACCAACAGTCTGTCCCGAGAATTTCGCCGTCGAGTTCGTATGCCGCCAACCAGCTACCACAAGAGTCTGCTATGGGTCAGTACTATGATCAGCTCGATTCCGGGCACAGAAGCGACTTACCCAGACCATTCCTTGTAAAAGCGGCATCAAGACCTAACCATGCATTAGGACCTGAGTATGTTCACAGCACCGGATCACCATACCTGGTCCTTGATCGTCACATATGCCACCATTCGCCAATCACTCGCCTCGCTGATGCTCTTCAAGTAGCTCTGTTCGAAGCGTAGATCCGGGAGCTGAAGATGCGGAGGCTGCCTCCTCGCTTCTGGCACCGGTCGAAGTATTGACAATGGGatctcatcctcatccacctcatCAAGCTCTTCTGAGTGGTCTCCGGAGCGGTCGAGTGTGACGGGCTGTTTGAAGTCCACCGATGTTTCCGGCGCGAGGTCGCGTTCTACCGAAGGGTTCTCGTTGATGTGCGCGGTCTGAATGGTTTCGGCAAATTGAATCGCAGTGTCTTGAAGGTCTGCCATTGTCTTGTGCGTTGAAGTTTGTGTCCGACTTCGCGTTCGTAGGAATGGAATACGCCGGAGCGGGCTCGTCAGGTGAGAGTCGTAGAAGGCGATCTAGGCGTTGAAATGGCCTTTCGATGGGTCCTGCCTCTGTCCAGATACACGATATCTCCCGGTGTCTTCAAAGCCGCTCGTTTCAAGGTCAATTGATGTCCGATGTTGGCAGATGAAAGAGAGCTCCAGCAATCATCATCTCATGTACTTGGGACATCACGCTGCTCGGTTCGGCTCCACGAAGCTTATTCGACCTCCGAGAGCCCTCAGGCGCAATCGAACATCACATTTGAACGTCTTTATCCCAACTCAGCCGTGCTACCTGCACACGAACCTCGACAAGATGGGAAACGCAAATTCAGCAATGCTGGACAACATTGTCAATGGCACCAACTGTGCGTCTGCCGCGCCGATTCTCGGCCATTTTGAGGAGCGTCTCCACGGCTGAAGAGTAACTCACTGACTTGACTTGGGACGCAGTCGACCGCGAAGAGGTGGACCGACTACGCAAACGATTCATGAAGCTCGACAAGGTACGAATGGGTGGTAGTAGCGACACACCTGGCGAGGTATCTCTCTAACACAATCCAGGACAACTCCGGCACGATCGAGCGCGACGaattcctctccctcccacaAGTCTCCTCCAACCCGCTGGCCACACGAATGATAGCAATCTTCGACGAAGACGGTGGTGGCGACGTCGACTTCCAAGAGTTCGTGTCCGGCCTCAGCGCCTTCAGCTCGAAGGGAAATAAAGAGGAGAAGCTGCGCTTTGCGTTCAAAGTCTACGATATCGATCGTGACGGCTACATCAGCAACGGCGAGCTCTTTATTGTGCTGAAGATGATGGTGGGCAGCAATTTGAAAGATCAGCAGTTGCAGCAGATTGTGGACAAGACGATCATGGAAGCGGATCTGGACCATGATGGGAAGATCAGCTTCGAGGAGTTCCAGAAGATGGTGGAGAACACGGATGTTTCGATGAGCATGACGCTGGGTGAGTGCATTGCGGTGAATATTCGCATCATATTTTTCTAACATGACGTAGATCAATTCTAGACGTTTGCTGGAGGTGAAGATGGTCTAGGCCATATTTCGCTTCGCTTGCAGGAGTGAGGTATGCGCTTGACTGCGCTCTGGAGAAGTTTGCTTTGGGACTGGAGTCTGGACTCCATGTAAAGGCGAGCAAGCGCTTCAGAGAGCCCAATTGTGGGCTGATGAGTACCCGTGGCAGACATGTCACAGGCAATGGCTCAATGAGAATTGACGACAGAGATCATGATCATGATGCATTTCACATAACGATAAGCATAGGGGTATCTCAATGCAGATGCACAACCCAAGACCGCTACCCTTTGCAGCGGAGACCGCTAGCCTCCAACTCCACAGGTGACGAACATTGCCACCCAAAATCCGGCCCAGACCACACCACCCCATGCAATGCCTACAATCAAAGACCCTCCCGCCATAAGAGCAGATTTTTTGCCGACTGACGCTTTGCTGGTAGTGCCGCCGGCCCTGTTCACATAAGTCAGCACATCGTAGCTCCCGTCTGAGAGAGACACAAACATACTTATCATTGTTGGCGATAATGTTCGTGCTTCTGCCACCAGGACAGAAGATAACCTGATAACTCGCACCTTTGGGTACGATGAATGTGCTGGATTGGTCGTCCTGCGCAAACGAGTACGCATCAGGGCATACTTTCTTCGCGGCATCGCCGTAGTAGTCCCTTTGACATGACCCCACGGGACCGTACTTGCCTGTACAACAGTACTTAGCTTTGTTGTACTTCTTGCAGGCGGAGATGCACGGCGCAAAGGCAGGTCGTTGGATGTTGCTGTCGGGATAGGGATATACGCCATTTCCGGGTTTCGAGggaggtagagtttgtaggTCCCATGGACACCAGTCGGCGACGTCGTTGAGTGAGACGGATTTGTCGAAATCCATTGGAGATGACGATGTCGTGCCGAGGAATTGCTGGCTGTTGGCGTACGGGTTGAAGGACTGGGGTGCGAGATTGCCGACGCTGCCAACACAGGATGGATTCGTATGCTTGGCTTGGATGTCCTTCAGCGCCTCGACGTCGTTGGGAATGAGGACAATGGCCATTGGAAGATTGTAGCCGTCCACCAAACTGAGGTCGTAGAACGTCTGATCCGAACCGCCGTCCATCGTAAATTCTGCTAAAGTCGCcggtggatttccagcctgCCGGCAGTTCAGTGCGCCGCATTCGCCTGTCGTACAGCTTCCCTGAGAGCTTCCATCGCTGGAAAAACTACAATTCGTCCGTCCCCAGACTCGACCTTGCCAGTCGTTCGCTACGTTGATGGTCCGATTTGCACCAGAATCCAGCTCGAACCCGGATGCAGTTGGCCCTGTACTACTCTGAGTCACGACACCAGGCCAGATCTTGTCGGCACACATGTTGGAGATGACGATTTGCAAACcactgctgttgttgttctgtagcGACTCGATTCGTCGATTCATGTGGTGCTCCGCCCGCACTGTGGCGGCCAGGACGATCCATAGAATGATGTTCCGCATCTCGCCAGCATGGAGCGCAGCAATGCTCAGGTTCCGGACAAGCAGGCCAGCTGCTAGATGCTCGTAGAGATGATATTTTCGATATTTTCGCGGGAAAGGGTGGTGATAGAGGTTGAACTGGTTATGGAATCTGTTGCGCGATCACTTACATCACTTCCGGCAGGGCTATCCACGTCAAAGTCGGGCGCAGTGCTTGCCATCGCTATCGCTCGCTTGCATGCACAGACGTTTCGTTGCGAGTTGCAGGTGGTCGTTGTTTCGCCAGGGAAGAGAGATCGGGAAGCGCCTGACCTGAGTGGTCCCGCAAGACCTTCCCCTTGCGGCTGATGTCATTCACGTGGTGGCCCATGCTCGCGACGGCCCGCTCACCTCACCTTGTTCTTACAAGGTTAGAGCTCCACGGAGCGACGTATCGGGGATATCGACGATAGCAGTGCTGACGTGAGATATCCAGGTCGACTTCGAATGCCATAGTACCTGCATGATCCACCAAGTTGCGACCCGCTCGATTATACCCATACAGAGCGTTGCCACTGCACCGTCCCCGCTCAAGGCCTCAGGTGCAGTCAAGATTGGACGAGAGCATCGCTCCGGTGGCACTAGATCCAGAGCATGGCCGCCATGGACAGTCAATATGAAACGAAGGAGCTCAGTATCCAGATTCGCGCGTCGAAATGCGTGGACAAGTATCCGGCAAAGTCGCATGCAAGAAGAATTGCAGAGAAGCTCGGGAGAGATCATGGCCTCATTGTTCTCGCGGCGACGAAGGCTGCCAACTGGCCCAACTCCGACATGCCCGCTCCATTCCGGCAGGATCGATACTTCTATTACATGACTGGAGTCAACGAGCCCGACTGCTTTGTTTCGTACAGCATTGAAGACGATGTTCTTACACTATGGCTACCACCAATCAATGAGGATCGTGTACTGTGGTACGGAAGGGGGAGTACTACCGAGGAGGCAATGGAGAGGTATGATATCGACGACGCTCGATACCTCAAGGAAAAGTCCTTCGAGCGCGGTAGGCCAATATTTGAGCGTTACAACATGCGCAGTGTCACTGACATTGCCCATTAGCGCTTGGACGAATGTGCGGTCTTACGGATACCATGCTTCTGACGCTGGGAAAGAGACCACACGAACCTTCAGGACTTCGCACAGCCATAGATGCTTGCCGCGTCATTAAAGACCTTCATGAAATTGACCTCATCCGCCGAGCGAACGTCATTTCCGGCGAAGCTCACGTCAACGTGATGAAAGGCCTTCACCGCTTCACCAACGAGGCAGATGTCGAAGCTGCATTCATGCAGACATGCATTGCTCGCCACGCAAAGATACAGGCGTACGATCCCATCGCTGGATCCGGAGCTAACGCTGCCGTTCTTCACTACTCCGAGAACGAAGCAGACTTCGGCGACGGACAAACGATCGTGCTAGACGCCGGATGCGAGGTTGAGCGCTATGCCTCCGATGTTACAAGAACGATGCCAATAAATCCACGCAAGCCAGGTTACTGGCCCTCGAGAGAGGCCGAGGAAATTTACAACCTCGTGGAGTCGATCCAAGAGTCTTGCATCGGACAGCTCAAACCAGGAAAGGAGTTCCGTGAGGTTTTCTGGCATGCTCACCACATGGTGATCGATGGATTGTTGAAGCTGGGGATTCTCAAAGGTGACCGAgacgacatcttccacaCCGGTACATCGCGTGCTTTCCTCCCACACGGACTTGGTCACCACGTAGGACTCGAAGTACACGATGTGGATCCAACCCCTAATCCATCACTGTCTACCGAGGAAGACTTTGCTATCAATATGGCTCGTCTTCGAGAAGCATACATCGCCTGGAACCCTGCTGCCGCGGGTCGGGTATCGACACTGACTCAACCATCGCACTTCGCCCTCGCCCTAGCATCCCACAGCGACATCCATAAACTCGACGCCCACTTGCTCGAGCGAGACATGATCATCACTGTGGAACCAGGCATCTACTTCAACGAATTCTTGATTGAACACTTCTATTTGAGCAAGCCCGAGCATGCTCAGTTCATCGACAAGAAGGTGCTAAAGCGGTACATGCAGGTCGGAGGCGTTCGGATTGAGGACAATCTGCTCATTACCAAGGACGGATGCGAGAATGTGACCACGGCACCGAAGGGGAAGGCCATGCTGAGGATCATTCGTGAGGCAGCTAGTTCGCAACATTGATTTCAGGTCAGGACTTCGGACAGATGATGCGTGGTACTTTGTGAACAAATTTCATTCTCGCAAGCTACAATTGTCCGTTCGTCGATGCTCGCAAGGGGTGTGTGTTGGACTTCGATACCCAATGTTTGCTCGAGAATTGGAGGCAAAAAGCAAAAACTAAACATATTCCGTCTCAATATCTTCCGTAACTTCTTGCAATTTGggtcctcctccgccatcttcaTTCATTTCTCATACGACAAGCGACACGACTACACATGTGCAGATCGCGCGTGGACCGCTGAG encodes:
- the CANB gene encoding calcineurin regulatory beta sub-unit (Calcineurin regulatory beta sub-unit); this encodes MGNANSAMLDNIVNGTNFDREEVDRLRKRFMKLDKDNSGTIERDEFLSLPQVSSNPLATRMIAIFDEDGGGDVDFQEFVSGLSAFSSKGNKEEKLRFAFKVYDIDRDGYISNGELFIVLKMMVGSNLKDQQLQQIVDKTIMEADLDHDGKISFEEFQKMVENTDVSMSMTLDQF
- a CDS encoding peptidase M24 (Peptidase M24 (Pfam:PF00557) seems to lack a signal peptide.); translation: MDSQYETKELSIQIRASKCVDKYPAKSHARRIAEKLGRDHGLIVLAATKAANWPNSDMPAPFRQDRYFYYMTGVNEPDCFVSYSIEDDVLTLWLPPINEDRVLWYGRGSTTEEAMERYDIDDARYLKEKSFERGRPIFERYNMRTLGRMCGLTDTMLLTLGKRPHEPSGLRTAIDACRVIKDLHEIDLIRRANVISGEAHVNVMKGLHRFTNEADVEAAFMQTCIARHAKIQAYDPIAGSGANAAVLHYSENEADFGDGQTIVLDAGCEVERYASDVTRTMPINPRKPGYWPSREAEEIYNLVESIQESCIGQLKPGKEFREVFWHAHHMVIDGLLKLGILKGDRDDIFHTGTSRAFLPHGLGHHVGLEVHDVDPTPNPSLSTEEDFAINMAPSHSDIHKLDAHLLERDMIITVEPGIYFNEFLIEHFYLSKPEHAQFIDKKVLKRYMQVGGVRIEDNLLITKDGCENVTTAPKGKAMLRIIREAASSQH